In Populus alba chromosome 1, ASM523922v2, whole genome shotgun sequence, a single window of DNA contains:
- the LOC118046969 gene encoding small ribosomal subunit protein uS11z: MSKRRTREPKEENVTLGPTVREGEHVFGVAHIFASFNDTFIHVTDLSGRETLVRITGGMKVKADRDESSPYAAMLAAQDVSQRCKELGITALHIKLRATGGNKTKTPGPGAQSALRALARSGMKIGRIEDVTPIPTDSTRRKGGRRGRRL, encoded by the exons ATG TCAAAGAGAAGGACAAGAGAGCCAAAGGAAGAAAATGTTACTCTTGGCCCAACTGTCCGGGAGGGAGAGCATGTTTTCGGGGTGGCTCACATTTTTGCTTCATTCAATGACACTTTCATT CATGTGACTGATCTGTCTGGGAGGGAAACCCTAGTTCGCATTACTG GTGGAATGAAGGTTAAAGCTGACAGGGATGAATCCTCACCATATGCTGCTATGCTTGCTGCACAGGATGTTTCACAGAGATGCAAG GAACTTGGCATTACTGCTCTTCATATCAAGCTTCGCGCTACAGGAGGGAACAAAACTAAGACACCTGGGCCTGGTGCCCAGTCTGCTCTTAGGGCATTGGCTCGTTCTGGAATGAAAATTGGTCGCATTG AGGATGTGACACCAATTCCAACAGACAGCACCCGCAGAAAGGGTGGCAGAAGGGGAAGAAGGCTGTAA
- the LOC118046968 gene encoding peroxidase 60, with protein MEMPRVAAALALALSLIFVSMAGQCSGQLQFGFYNGKCRDRNGFQRDVEDIVKQKVEARFSTDTTIVAALLRMQFHDCFVNGCDASILLDVPNGEKTAPPNLSVRGYDFIEEIKTEIENTCPGVVSCADIIVMATRDAVFESDKKSRTGWYPVQTGRRDGRVSSAQNVKLPSPSIPVPQAIAAFNSKRLSTIDMVYLLGGGHSVGVAHCGLFQNRLYDFKNTGNPDPTMNTTLLKTLQTLCPQNSNSNNSANLDQDPLKSSSVDKSFFEQIRLGNGILEVDQQLALDSNTRFSVARVAGSSDFSFQFGRAMIKLGAVDVKIGKDGEIRKRCAAVNSPSGNSGENIFNIFG; from the exons atggaaatgccAAGAGTAGCTGCAGCTTTGGCACTAGCACTTAGCCTCATCTTTGTGAGCATGGCTGGCCAATGCAGTGGTCAGTTGCAGTTTGGATTCTATAATGGAAAATGCAGGGACAGAAATGGTTTTCAGAGAGATGTTGAGGATATTGTCAAGCAGAAAGTAGAGGCAAGATTCAGTACAGACACAACAATAGTGGCTGCTCTTCTTCGCATGCAATTTCATGATTGTTTTGTCAAT GGATGCGATGCATCTATATTGCTGGATGTGCCAAATGGTGAGAAAACTGCACCTCCAAATTTAAGTGTGAGGGGCTATGACTTCATCGAGGAAATAAAGACGGAAATTGAAAATACATGCCCAGGAGTCGTCTCTTGTGCTGATATTATAGTGATGGCTACCAGAGATGCTGTTTTCGAG AGTGATAAGAAGTCAAGGACAGGATGGTACCCTGTACAAACAGGAAGAAGAGATGGTCGTGTATCTTCTGCTCAAAATGTGAAACTCCCATCTCCAAGCATCCCAGTTCCTCAAGCTATTGCAGCTTTTAATAGCAAAAGACTGAGCACTATTGACATGGTTTATCTTCTTG GAGGTGGTCACAGTGTCGGGGTAGCACATTGTGGTTTATTCCAAAATCGTCTTTATGATTTCAAGAACACTGGCAACCCTGATCCAACCATGAATACAACACTACTGAAAACCCTACAAACTCTCTGTCCTCAAAATTCTAACAGTAACAACTCAGCTAATCTCGACCAGGATCCTCTCAAGTCTTCTTCAGTGGACAAATCTTTCTTCGAGCAAATACGTTTAGGTAATGGGATTCTCGAAGTTGATCAGCAGCTGGCACTGGATTCAAACACCAGATTCTCAGTGGCAAGAGTAGCTGGAAGCAGCGACTTCAGTTTTCAATTTGGTCGGGCCATGATTAAGTTGGGAGCTGTTGACGTCAAGATTGGCAAAGATGGGGAGATCAGGAAAAGATGCGCAGCTGTTAATTCACCTAGTGGAAATTctggtgaaaatatttttaatatattcggTTGA